Proteins from a genomic interval of Pseudomonas paeninsulae:
- a CDS encoding aspartate ammonia-lyase yields the protein MSAVALFRVEKDLLGTLEVPTEAYYGIQTLRAVHNFRLSGVPLAHYPKLVTALAMVKQAAADANRELGHLSAAKHAAISEACARIIRGDFHEEFVVDMIQGGAGTSTNMNANEVIANIALEAMGHAKGEYQYLHPNNDVNMAQSTNDAYPTAIRLGLLLGHDTLLASLDSLIGAFAAKGEEFAHVLKMGRTQLQDAVPMTLGQEFRAFSNTLGEDLARLRSLAPELLTEVNLGGTAIGTGINADPRYQLLAVDRLAAISGQPLVPAADLIEATSDMGAFVLFSGMLKRTAVKLSKICNDLRLLSSGPRTGINEINLPARQPGSSIMPGKVNPVIPEAVNQVAFEIIGNDLALTIAAEGGQLQLNVMEPLIAYKIFDSIRLLQRAMDMLREHCIVGITANEAHCRALMENSIGLITALNPYIGYENATRIAKLALESGRSVLELVREEKLLDDATLADILRPENMIAPRLVPLQA from the coding sequence ATGTCCGCTGTTGCATTATTTCGTGTCGAAAAAGACCTGCTCGGTACCCTAGAAGTTCCCACCGAGGCCTACTACGGCATCCAGACTTTGCGCGCCGTGCACAACTTTCGCCTGTCCGGCGTACCCTTGGCGCACTATCCGAAACTGGTGACGGCACTGGCCATGGTCAAGCAGGCGGCGGCCGACGCCAACCGCGAACTGGGGCATCTCAGCGCGGCCAAGCACGCGGCGATCAGCGAAGCCTGCGCACGCATCATCCGCGGCGATTTCCATGAAGAATTCGTGGTCGACATGATCCAGGGCGGCGCCGGCACCTCGACCAACATGAACGCCAACGAGGTGATCGCCAACATCGCCCTGGAAGCCATGGGCCACGCCAAGGGCGAGTACCAGTACCTGCACCCGAACAACGACGTGAACATGGCCCAGTCGACCAACGACGCCTACCCGACCGCCATCCGCCTCGGCCTGCTGCTCGGCCACGACACCCTGCTGGCCAGCCTCGACAGCCTGATCGGCGCCTTCGCCGCCAAGGGCGAGGAATTCGCCCACGTCCTGAAGATGGGCCGCACCCAGTTGCAGGACGCGGTGCCGATGACCCTCGGCCAGGAATTTCGCGCCTTCTCCAATACCCTCGGCGAAGACCTGGCGCGCCTGCGCAGCCTGGCGCCGGAACTGCTCACCGAGGTCAACCTGGGCGGCACCGCGATCGGCACCGGGATCAACGCCGACCCGCGCTATCAGCTGCTCGCTGTCGACCGCCTGGCGGCGATCAGCGGCCAGCCGCTGGTGCCGGCCGCCGACCTGATCGAAGCGACTTCGGACATGGGCGCCTTCGTGCTGTTCTCCGGCATGCTCAAGCGCACCGCGGTCAAGCTGTCGAAGATCTGCAACGACCTGCGCCTGCTCTCCAGCGGCCCACGCACCGGGATCAACGAGATCAACCTGCCGGCGCGTCAGCCGGGTAGCTCGATCATGCCGGGCAAGGTCAATCCGGTGATCCCGGAAGCAGTCAACCAGGTGGCCTTCGAGATCATCGGCAACGACCTGGCGCTGACCATCGCCGCCGAGGGCGGCCAGTTGCAGCTCAACGTCATGGAGCCGCTGATCGCCTACAAGATCTTCGACTCGATCCGCCTGCTGCAGCGCGCCATGGACATGCTGCGCGAGCATTGCATCGTCGGCATCACCGCCAACGAGGCGCATTGCCGGGCGTTGATGGAAAACTCCATCGGCCTGATCACCGCGCTCAACCCCTACATCGGCTACGAGAACGCCACGCGCATCGCCAAGCTGGCCCTGGAAAGCGGCCGCAGCGTGCTGGAGCTGGTGCGCGAAGAGAAACTGCTGGACGACGCCACCCTGGCCGACATCCTCCGCCCGGAGAACATGATCGCCCCGCGCCTGGTGCCGCTGCAGGCCTAA
- a CDS encoding dicarboxylate/amino acid:cation symporter — protein MTATSSLTAPLRLWARLPLWQQIVTGLALGVLVGIAFGKDALSLAPLGQLFLNAIKMLIVPLVFVSLVAGITSMRDTSKLGRISAKTIAIYMVTTAFAVSIGLLFGGLFAPGEGLNMVASEAPSAAQTPSLIDTLVAMVPSNPVNAFAQGNVLQIIVFAIGLGVSMNLIGEKAEPAIKLFNSLAETLYKLTDLVMRLAPYGVFALIAGVVGSHGAEVLLPLAEVIGVIYLASIVHVLLVYGGLLSLLARLNPLRFFQGILDALVVAFSTSSSSGTLPVSIECARKNLGVSEGVAGFVLPVGATINMDGTAIYQGVLALFIAQAFGIDLNAGQYLMIILTATLASIGTAGVPGAGLIMLGLVLSSVGLPLEGVALIAGIDRILDMARTTVNVAGDLMTTTLVGRSENELDLDIYNSSDKE, from the coding sequence ATGACTGCAACCTCTTCCCTGACCGCCCCTCTGCGCCTGTGGGCGCGCCTGCCGCTGTGGCAACAGATTGTCACCGGCCTGGCCCTCGGCGTGCTGGTCGGCATAGCCTTCGGCAAGGACGCCCTGAGCCTGGCCCCGCTCGGCCAATTGTTCCTCAATGCGATCAAGATGCTCATCGTGCCGCTGGTCTTCGTGTCCCTGGTGGCGGGTATCACCTCCATGCGCGACACCAGCAAGCTTGGCCGGATCAGCGCCAAGACCATCGCCATCTATATGGTCACCACCGCCTTCGCGGTAAGCATCGGCCTGTTGTTCGGCGGCCTGTTCGCCCCCGGCGAAGGCCTCAACATGGTGGCCAGCGAGGCGCCCAGTGCGGCGCAGACACCGTCGCTGATCGACACCCTGGTCGCCATGGTGCCGAGCAATCCGGTAAACGCCTTTGCCCAGGGCAATGTGCTGCAAATCATCGTCTTCGCCATCGGCCTGGGCGTGAGCATGAACCTGATCGGTGAAAAGGCCGAGCCGGCGATCAAGCTGTTCAACAGCCTGGCCGAGACCCTCTACAAGCTCACCGACCTGGTCATGCGTCTGGCACCCTACGGCGTGTTCGCCCTGATCGCCGGCGTAGTCGGCAGCCACGGCGCCGAAGTGCTGCTGCCACTGGCCGAGGTCATCGGGGTCATTTACCTGGCCAGCATCGTCCACGTGCTGCTGGTCTACGGCGGCCTGCTCAGCCTACTGGCGCGGCTCAACCCGCTGCGCTTTTTCCAGGGCATCCTCGACGCCCTGGTAGTCGCTTTCAGCACCTCCAGCAGCTCCGGCACCCTGCCGGTCTCCATCGAGTGCGCGCGCAAGAACCTCGGCGTATCCGAGGGCGTAGCCGGTTTCGTGCTGCCCGTGGGCGCCACCATCAACATGGACGGCACCGCCATCTACCAGGGCGTGTTGGCGCTGTTTATCGCCCAGGCCTTCGGCATCGACCTGAATGCCGGCCAGTACCTGATGATCATCCTCACCGCCACCCTGGCCTCGATCGGCACCGCTGGCGTGCCCGGTGCAGGCCTGATCATGCTCGGCCTGGTACTCAGCTCGGTCGGCCTGCCGCTCGAAGGCGTGGCGCTGATCGCCGGGATCGACCGCATCCTCGACATGGCGCGCACCACGGTGAACGTCGCCGGCGACCTGATGACCACCACCCTGGTCGGCCGTAGCGAGAACGAGCTGGACCTGGATATCTACAACTCCAGCGATAAGGAGTGA
- the pdxR gene encoding MocR-like pyridoxine biosynthesis transcription factor PdxR — protein sequence MPLPAPLPVDLSGIRLDPAQGLARQLYQALRERILDARLASGTRLPASRDLAGLLGISRNTVTRAFDQLYAEGYVQGRVGAGTYVAELAAVARPAPPVARQVATPALQRLASHHLSPPPSGPPRAFRVGVPAFDLFPFETWARLSARFWRKPSPARLGYGDPAGDAQLRELIAAYLRNSRGLHCDPAQILVTCGAQQAISLCAQLLIEPGDRVAIENPGYRAAGHAFAVAGAQLVGIPVDGEGLDTATLERAGRCRLAYVTPSHQYPTGVTLSLARRLELLDWAERHDSWIIEDDYDGEYRYSGTPLAPLAALDRQGRVLYVGTFCKIAFPALRLGYLVLPAGLAESFARRRALDMRHSEIGTQAVMAEFIAAGHFQRHIRRMRGAARSRRDALLAGWPSAVPGCAPLPVVEAGLHLCVRVDSLARERELIAVAAAVGVELNALSDYWLADSTEPEAQRAGLVLGFAAVPEAQIGEALQALRRAWRL from the coding sequence ATGCCGTTGCCTGCGCCGCTACCCGTCGATCTCTCCGGCATTCGCCTCGACCCGGCCCAGGGTCTGGCGCGCCAGCTGTACCAGGCGCTGCGCGAGCGCATCCTCGATGCACGTCTGGCCAGTGGCACCCGCCTGCCAGCCAGCCGCGACCTGGCCGGTCTGCTGGGCATTTCACGCAATACCGTGACCCGCGCCTTCGACCAGCTATATGCCGAGGGTTATGTGCAGGGCCGCGTCGGCGCGGGCACCTATGTCGCCGAGCTGGCGGCCGTCGCGCGCCCGGCACCGCCCGTTGCTCGTCAAGTCGCGACTCCGGCGCTGCAACGCCTCGCCAGCCATCACCTGAGCCCGCCGCCGAGCGGTCCGCCACGGGCCTTCCGGGTCGGCGTACCGGCCTTTGACCTGTTCCCCTTCGAGACCTGGGCGCGGCTCAGTGCGCGCTTCTGGCGCAAGCCGTCGCCGGCACGCCTGGGTTATGGCGACCCGGCTGGCGACGCGCAGCTGCGCGAGCTGATTGCCGCCTACCTGCGCAACAGCCGCGGCCTGCACTGCGATCCGGCGCAGATTCTGGTCACCTGCGGCGCCCAGCAGGCGATCAGCCTGTGCGCCCAGCTGCTGATCGAACCGGGTGACCGGGTAGCCATCGAGAACCCCGGCTATCGCGCCGCCGGGCATGCCTTCGCGGTGGCGGGGGCGCAGCTGGTGGGCATTCCGGTGGATGGCGAGGGACTGGATACGGCAACGCTGGAACGGGCGGGGCGCTGCCGCCTGGCCTATGTCACGCCTTCGCATCAGTACCCGACCGGGGTGACCCTGTCGCTGGCGCGGCGCCTGGAACTGCTGGACTGGGCCGAGCGCCACGACAGCTGGATAATCGAGGACGACTACGATGGGGAGTACCGCTACAGCGGCACGCCGTTGGCGCCGCTGGCGGCCCTCGACCGCCAGGGCCGGGTGCTCTACGTCGGCACCTTCTGCAAGATCGCCTTCCCGGCGCTGCGTCTGGGCTATCTGGTGCTGCCGGCCGGCCTGGCCGAATCCTTCGCCCGCCGTCGCGCTTTGGACATGCGCCATTCGGAGATCGGCACCCAGGCGGTGATGGCCGAGTTCATCGCCGCGGGCCATTTCCAGCGGCATATCAGGCGCATGCGCGGCGCCGCGCGCAGTCGTCGCGATGCCCTGCTGGCCGGTTGGCCGAGCGCTGTGCCCGGCTGCGCGCCGTTGCCGGTGGTGGAGGCCGGTTTGCACCTGTGCGTGCGGGTGGACAGCCTGGCGCGCGAACGCGAGTTGATTGCTGTGGCCGCCGCGGTGGGGGTGGAGTTGAATGCCCTCAGCGACTACTGGCTGGCGGACAGCACCGAGCCCGAAGCTCAGCGCGCCGGGCTGGTGTTGGGCTTCGCTGCCGTGCCCGAGGCGCAGATCGGCGAAGCCCTGCAGGCGCTGCGTCGTGCCTGGCGGCTGTGA
- a CDS encoding FMN-binding negative transcriptional regulator, with the protein MYSPTAFRQDDLATLHRQIAACRLATVVSQGPSGLQASHLPLLLEPAEGEFGTLYGHFARANPQCQELANGGEVLTIFSGPDAYVSPAWYPAKAEHGKVVPTWNYIAVHAYGQAEVFDDAERLLALVSRLSERHEAGRAQPWAVSEAPQDYIDSMLRAIVGFALPIQRLDGKWKLGQNRSAADQSGVREGLNASLDARDRELAARMNTPQ; encoded by the coding sequence ATGTACTCGCCCACCGCCTTCCGCCAGGACGATCTCGCCACGCTGCACCGGCAGATCGCCGCCTGCCGCCTGGCCACAGTCGTCAGCCAGGGCCCCAGTGGCCTGCAGGCCAGCCACCTGCCATTGCTACTGGAACCCGCTGAAGGTGAGTTCGGCACCCTCTACGGCCATTTCGCCCGAGCCAACCCGCAGTGCCAGGAACTGGCCAACGGCGGCGAAGTGCTGACGATCTTCAGCGGCCCGGACGCCTACGTCAGCCCGGCCTGGTACCCGGCCAAGGCCGAGCACGGCAAGGTGGTGCCGACCTGGAACTACATCGCCGTGCATGCCTACGGCCAAGCCGAGGTGTTCGACGACGCCGAGCGGCTGCTGGCGCTGGTCAGCCGCCTCAGCGAGCGTCACGAAGCCGGCCGCGCCCAACCCTGGGCGGTCAGCGAGGCGCCGCAGGACTATATCGACAGCATGCTGCGCGCCATCGTCGGCTTTGCCCTGCCGATCCAGCGCCTCGACGGCAAGTGGAAGCTTGGGCAGAACCGCAGCGCCGCCGACCAGAGCGGCGTGCGCGAGGGCTTGAATGCCAGCCTTGACGCCCGCGACCGCGAGCTGGCCGCGCGCATGAACACCCCTCAGTAG
- a CDS encoding GNAT family N-acetyltransferase — translation MSSEIRPVTPDHHAAWLPLWQGYQRFYQTEIAAATSARTWQRLPDPSEPMHAALAWQDDRAVGLVHFIYHRSCWTEGDYCYLQDLFVGAGLRGAGIGRRLIEHVYQAAKTAGAARVHWLTQESNSEAMQLYERIAERSGFIQYRKLL, via the coding sequence ATGAGCAGCGAGATCCGCCCCGTCACTCCCGACCACCACGCCGCCTGGCTGCCGCTGTGGCAGGGCTACCAGCGCTTCTACCAAACCGAAATCGCCGCGGCCACCAGCGCGCGCACCTGGCAACGCCTGCCCGACCCAAGCGAACCCATGCACGCCGCCCTGGCTTGGCAGGACGACCGCGCCGTGGGGCTGGTGCACTTCATCTACCACCGCTCCTGCTGGACCGAGGGTGACTACTGTTACCTGCAGGACCTGTTCGTCGGCGCAGGCCTGCGCGGCGCCGGCATCGGCCGCCGGCTGATCGAACACGTCTACCAGGCCGCCAAGACTGCGGGCGCCGCCCGAGTGCATTGGTTGACCCAGGAGAGCAACAGCGAGGCCATGCAGCTGTACGAGCGCATCGCCGAGCGTTCCGGCTTTATCCAGTACCGCAAACTGCTCTAA
- a CDS encoding GNAT family N-acetyltransferase: MTDAMHLDWQPVSSPARAPLNGHYVRLEPLQLAAHGDDLWLALQGPQSDPRLWDYLPYGPFPERTGFDAWLAANAASSDPLFFAVLERASQRAVGLLSFLRIAPRDGCIEIGHIAFGRAMQRSPASTEAVYLLAELAMATLGYRRLEWKCNALNARSMRAAERLGFVYEGTFRQHMVIKGRNRDSAWFSILDREWPTLAKAYERWLAVDNFDADGKQLSQLKTLHG; encoded by the coding sequence ATGACCGACGCAATGCACCTCGACTGGCAACCCGTATCCAGCCCAGCCCGCGCGCCACTGAACGGCCACTACGTGCGCCTGGAGCCGCTGCAACTCGCCGCCCACGGCGACGACCTGTGGCTGGCCTTGCAAGGCCCGCAGTCCGACCCCCGGCTGTGGGACTACCTGCCCTATGGCCCGTTTCCCGAGCGCACGGGCTTCGATGCCTGGCTGGCGGCTAACGCGGCCAGCAGCGACCCGCTGTTCTTCGCCGTGCTCGAACGCGCCAGCCAGCGCGCCGTCGGCCTGCTCAGTTTCCTGCGCATCGCGCCCAGGGACGGTTGCATCGAGATTGGCCATATTGCCTTCGGCCGCGCCATGCAGCGCAGCCCGGCGTCCACCGAGGCGGTCTACCTGCTGGCCGAGCTGGCCATGGCCACGCTCGGCTACCGCCGCCTGGAGTGGAAGTGCAATGCCCTCAACGCTCGCTCGATGCGCGCCGCCGAGCGTCTGGGCTTCGTCTACGAAGGCACCTTCCGCCAGCATATGGTGATCAAGGGGCGCAACCGCGACAGCGCCTGGTTCTCCATCCTCGACCGCGAATGGCCGACGCTTGCCAAGGCCTATGAGCGCTGGCTGGCAGTGGACAACTTCGATGCCGATGGAAAGCAACTCAGTCAACTGAAAACACTACACGGCTAA
- a CDS encoding nuclear transport factor 2 family protein, with protein MSDDVSRDAIEAVVQDFVVAMLAADESLLRRCFHADCRIIGHFHDELEWLTLDDFIASLTAEGPQQEEPYCDIQQLDVSGDAASVKLIDMYAGMRFTDYLALLRHDGRWQIVNKLYYYHA; from the coding sequence ATGAGCGATGACGTATCCCGTGACGCGATTGAGGCGGTGGTTCAAGACTTTGTGGTTGCCATGTTGGCGGCTGATGAGAGTCTGTTACGCCGTTGCTTCCATGCGGACTGCCGGATCATTGGGCATTTCCATGATGAGCTTGAGTGGCTAACGCTGGACGATTTTATTGCTTCGCTAACTGCAGAAGGTCCGCAGCAAGAAGAGCCTTACTGCGATATCCAGCAGCTGGATGTGAGTGGTGACGCCGCCAGCGTCAAACTGATCGATATGTATGCGGGCATGCGCTTTACCGACTATCTGGCGTTACTCAGGCATGACGGCAGATGGCAGATCGTCAACAAGCTCTACTATTACCACGCCTAG
- a CDS encoding helix-turn-helix domain-containing protein — translation MSEYLGSNLKLLCSHYRSIAEVCRKLAINRAQFNKYLSGQSRPTAYNLKRICDFFGVEAYELSLPGEQFADLVGARSAGQAPRLAGDPLLDFFQPLREHASSLSRYCGYYFEYANCMSVPGQILLSLVHLREERGSFLFERQERQEPSRADSGKAEDWVRCRYLGAAFYLQDRLFLIDYESLTGNEMSQTILIPSFKSRISRLNGLKTGVSSGDLRTPACTRVVWEFLGSEINRVNAYRQVMLYSPDDPRIDADIRQRLAGAQIRNGLFEIE, via the coding sequence ATGTCGGAATATCTGGGGTCCAATCTCAAGCTGCTGTGCAGTCACTACCGCTCGATTGCCGAGGTGTGCCGCAAGCTGGCGATCAATCGCGCCCAGTTCAATAAATACCTCAGCGGGCAGAGCCGACCGACCGCCTACAACCTCAAGCGCATCTGCGATTTCTTCGGAGTCGAGGCCTACGAGCTGAGCCTGCCGGGCGAGCAGTTCGCCGACCTGGTCGGTGCGCGCAGTGCCGGTCAGGCCCCGCGGCTGGCCGGCGACCCGTTGCTGGACTTCTTCCAGCCGTTGCGTGAGCACGCCAGCAGCCTGTCGCGCTATTGCGGCTACTACTTCGAGTACGCCAACTGCATGTCGGTGCCGGGGCAGATCCTGCTGTCGCTAGTACACCTGCGCGAAGAGCGCGGCAGCTTCCTGTTCGAGCGCCAGGAGCGCCAGGAGCCCTCGCGGGCCGACAGCGGCAAGGCCGAGGACTGGGTGCGCTGCCGCTACCTGGGCGCGGCGTTCTACCTGCAGGACCGGCTGTTCCTGATCGACTACGAGTCGCTGACCGGCAACGAGATGAGCCAGACCATCCTGATTCCCAGCTTCAAGAGCCGCATCAGCCGCCTCAATGGCCTGAAGACCGGGGTCTCCAGCGGCGACCTGCGCACCCCGGCCTGCACCCGGGTGGTCTGGGAGTTCCTCGGCAGCGAGATCAATCGGGTCAATGCCTATCGCCAGGTGATGCTCTACAGCCCGGACGACCCGCGCATCGACGCCGACATCCGCCAGCGCCTGGCCGGCGCGCAAATCCGCAACGGCCTGTTCGAGATCGAATAG
- a CDS encoding alanine/glycine:cation symporter family protein produces the protein MLDILNDLIWSKLLIVMLIGLGLYFTIASRFVQFRYFGSMFRIFSEAFKHQPGQLSSFQALMLSVAGRVGAGNIAGVSVAIMLGGPGAIFWMWMVALVGMATSYFECSLAQLYKRREPDGGYRGGPAFYIQHGLGQRWLGIVVSLLLLATFGFGFNAVQSYTVASSLHDTFGLPTYVSGIALVVVIGLIIFGGIKRIAKFADVLVPAMAFSYIAMALYVIGSNFDAIPATLTLIFNSAFGLEPAFAGGIGAAILMGVKRGLFSNEAGLGSAPNVAAVAEVKHPVAQGIVQSLSVFIDTIILCSCTALIILLSGVYQPGTEMAGVVLTQTAMAAVVGEWGRVFVSVALLLFVFTTLIYNYYLGENALGFFTSKRWPVQVYRVLVVGLILWGSVQDLGTVFAFADVTMGLLAIANLIALALLFKVGLRLMRDYDDQIKAGVKSPVFDPKAFADLDLDPAVWPAQPSTAPQTLSAEIGHRVHQR, from the coding sequence ATGCTCGATATTCTCAACGACCTTATCTGGAGCAAGCTGCTGATCGTCATGCTGATCGGCCTTGGTCTGTACTTCACCATCGCCTCGCGTTTCGTCCAGTTTCGTTACTTCGGCAGCATGTTCCGCATCTTCAGCGAAGCCTTCAAGCACCAGCCCGGCCAGCTCAGCTCGTTCCAGGCGCTGATGCTCAGCGTTGCCGGCCGGGTTGGCGCCGGTAATATCGCCGGGGTCTCCGTGGCGATCATGCTCGGCGGCCCAGGCGCGATCTTCTGGATGTGGATGGTCGCCCTGGTTGGCATGGCCACCAGCTACTTCGAATGCTCCCTGGCCCAGCTGTACAAGCGCCGCGAGCCCGACGGCGGCTACCGTGGCGGCCCGGCCTTCTACATCCAGCACGGCCTCGGCCAGCGCTGGCTGGGTATCGTGGTGTCGCTGCTGCTGCTGGCGACCTTCGGCTTCGGCTTCAACGCCGTACAGTCCTACACCGTGGCCAGCTCGCTGCACGACACCTTCGGCCTGCCCACCTATGTCAGCGGCATCGCCCTGGTAGTGGTGATCGGCCTGATCATCTTCGGCGGCATCAAGCGCATCGCCAAGTTCGCCGACGTACTGGTGCCCGCAATGGCCTTCTCCTACATCGCTATGGCGCTGTACGTAATCGGCAGTAACTTCGACGCGATTCCGGCCACCCTGACGCTGATCTTCAACAGTGCCTTCGGCCTCGAGCCAGCCTTTGCCGGTGGCATCGGCGCGGCGATCCTCATGGGCGTCAAGCGCGGCCTGTTCTCCAACGAAGCCGGCCTGGGCAGCGCGCCCAACGTCGCCGCGGTAGCCGAGGTCAAGCACCCGGTCGCCCAGGGCATCGTGCAGTCGCTCAGCGTGTTCATCGACACCATCATCCTGTGCAGCTGCACCGCGCTGATCATCCTGCTCTCCGGCGTGTATCAGCCGGGCACCGAGATGGCCGGTGTGGTCCTGACCCAGACCGCCATGGCCGCGGTAGTCGGCGAATGGGGCCGGGTATTCGTCAGCGTCGCCCTGCTGCTGTTCGTCTTCACCACCCTGATCTACAACTACTACCTCGGCGAGAACGCCCTGGGCTTCTTCACCAGCAAGCGCTGGCCGGTACAGGTCTACCGCGTGCTGGTAGTCGGCCTGATACTCTGGGGCTCGGTGCAGGATCTGGGTACGGTGTTTGCCTTCGCCGACGTGACCATGGGCCTGCTGGCCATCGCCAACCTGATCGCCCTGGCCCTGCTGTTCAAGGTCGGCCTGCGCCTGATGCGCGACTACGACGACCAGATCAAGGCGGGGGTAAAGTCGCCCGTCTTCGACCCGAAAGCCTTCGCTGATCTGGACCTCGATCCGGCAGTCTGGCCCGCCCAGCCGTCGACAGCGCCGCAGACCCTGAGCGCCGAAATCGGCCACCGCGTGCACCAGCGCTGA
- a CDS encoding asparaginase: MAITKLLVLYTGGTIGMQMSADGLAPASGFEARLRAQQAQEQARQLPSWIFRELLPPIDSANMSQASWLAMVAAIRAGVEHDGCDAVLVLHGTDTLAYSAAALSFLLLGLPVPVLLSGSMLPAGVAGSDAWANLFGAMQALQQGVAPGVHLYFNGTLMHGARVSKLASATFGAFAELPRQRQSPRVESIPASLDYRQPRQPVNLAVLPCFPGIQAAHVSALLDSGVRGLLLECYGSGTGPADDAELLAALKAAHERGVVLAAISQCAHGHVEFGVYAAGSKLASAGLVSAGGMTREAALGKLFALLGAGLSQAETEHWFALDLCGERAD, from the coding sequence ATGGCTATAACAAAACTCCTGGTGCTCTACACCGGCGGCACCATCGGCATGCAGATGAGCGCAGATGGCCTGGCGCCCGCCTCCGGCTTCGAGGCGCGGCTGCGTGCCCAGCAAGCGCAGGAACAGGCGCGTCAACTGCCCAGCTGGATCTTCCGCGAACTGCTGCCGCCGATCGACAGCGCCAATATGAGCCAGGCCAGCTGGCTGGCGATGGTCGCGGCAATCCGCGCAGGCGTCGAGCACGACGGCTGCGATGCCGTGCTGGTGCTGCACGGCACCGACACCCTGGCCTACAGCGCCGCGGCCCTGAGTTTCCTGCTGCTCGGCCTGCCGGTACCAGTGCTGCTGAGCGGTTCGATGCTGCCGGCCGGCGTTGCTGGCAGCGATGCCTGGGCCAATCTGTTCGGTGCCATGCAGGCGCTGCAACAGGGCGTTGCGCCCGGCGTGCACCTGTACTTCAACGGCACCCTGATGCATGGCGCGCGAGTCAGCAAACTGGCCAGCGCTACCTTCGGCGCCTTCGCCGAACTGCCTCGCCAGCGCCAGAGCCCGCGCGTCGAGAGCATCCCGGCCAGCCTCGATTACCGCCAGCCGCGCCAACCGGTCAATCTCGCGGTGCTGCCGTGCTTCCCCGGCATCCAGGCCGCGCATGTCAGCGCCCTGCTCGACAGCGGCGTACGCGGCCTGCTGCTGGAATGCTACGGCAGCGGCACCGGGCCCGCGGATGACGCCGAACTGCTCGCCGCGCTCAAGGCGGCCCATGAGCGTGGCGTGGTGCTCGCGGCGATCAGCCAGTGCGCGCATGGCCATGTCGAGTTCGGCGTCTATGCTGCAGGGAGCAAACTGGCCAGCGCCGGTCTGGTCTCGGCTGGCGGCATGACCCGCGAAGCCGCCCTGGGCAAGCTGTTCGCCCTGCTCGGCGCCGGCCTCAGCCAGGCCGAGACGGAACACTGGTTCGCCCTGGACCTGTGTGGCGAGCGTGCCGACTAG
- a CDS encoding GNAT family N-acetyltransferase, whose product MAVRIPAEIRPVSAADQAAWLPLWQRYQRFYMTEIPAATSDVTWQRFLDPAEPMHAALAWHEDKAIGLVHWIYHRSTWTVGDYCYLQDLFIAKDVRSSGVGRQLIEHVYDQARQADCARVHWLTHDSNSKAMLLYERVAERSGFLQFRKLL is encoded by the coding sequence ATGGCCGTTCGCATTCCCGCCGAGATCCGTCCCGTCAGCGCCGCCGACCAGGCGGCCTGGTTGCCCCTGTGGCAGCGCTATCAGCGCTTCTACATGACCGAGATTCCCGCTGCCACCAGTGACGTCACCTGGCAGCGCTTTCTCGATCCGGCCGAGCCGATGCATGCCGCCCTGGCCTGGCACGAAGACAAGGCCATCGGCCTGGTGCATTGGATCTACCACCGCTCGACCTGGACCGTTGGCGACTACTGCTACCTGCAGGATCTGTTCATCGCCAAGGACGTGCGCAGCAGCGGCGTCGGCCGCCAGCTGATCGAACACGTCTACGACCAGGCCCGCCAGGCCGACTGCGCGCGGGTGCATTGGCTGACCCACGACAGCAACAGCAAGGCCATGCTGCTGTACGAACGGGTTGCCGAGCGCTCGGGCTTCTTGCAGTTCCGCAAGCTGTTGTAG